In Bradyrhizobium sp. 200, the sequence GATGCAAACAGGCCGCGAGCTCATGCTCGCGTATCTTGCCGGCTGAGCTTCCCGGCAAGACGTCGACCACGACGATTTTCGGCGGCGGAATATAGGCGGTGAGCCAAGGCTTGATGGAATCCATCAGATCCGTCACCTTGACGCGCGCTCCTGGTGAAGGTTGCACGAACGCGACAAGCTCCCCATCACCATTAAGGCCTCGTCCGATGACGGTGGATTGCACATCGTCGTGTGAACTGAGAATTGCCTCGACCTTGGCTGAGACGGCGCCAATCATTTCTTTGGTACGACCGAGAATGTACAGGCAATCGCCGTCAAAGCGGGCAATGTTGCCGGTATTGAACCAGCCTTCGCTGTCGATCACTTTGCCTGTCAGCTCGGGAGCGAGATAATAGCCGCGCATCACGTTGCGCCCGCGCACGTGGAGTTCTCCGACTTGTTCCTTTGATAGTGGTATGCCGTCGAGTGTTCTGATGCGCCCTTCCACTCCCAGCAGCAACGTGCCAACAACGCCCTGCCCCAGATCGCGGCGGCCCCAGGACGCCCCGTTCTCGACCAGCGCGATTCGGTCGGGGGCTTCGGCAACCTGTCTTGCCGTTACTTCATGGATCCGGCTCGGCAAGCTGGCAGCAATCTCGTCGAGATTGATCGCCTCCGAAAGCTCCGCCATGACTGACCTCCCGACCAAGCATGCCAACTTTTGCAACGCGGCACATTCGCCGCTTACCTAACGTTCTTTTTTAGAACTCGTCAATCACTAATTCATCATCCCTGTTTCATAGATCTCGAAAGGGGCAATTTGGCTGCCATATTCAACCGCACTTGTTGAAACGTTCGTTTACAAGGCCTCGTCTCGCCGCTAGGATTAAGGTATCAAATAGGAACTTAATGGGAGAAGCGGGATGGCGGAGCGCCGCGGCGTAGCGATACTTGTGGGCGCCGGCGACGCCATCGGAGCGGCCGTCGCACGGCGCTTTGCGAAGGGCGGCTATACGGTTTGCATCTGCAGGCGTGATGCGTCCAAGTCGCAGGGGCTTGTGGGCGAGCTGAGGGCTGCGGGACATAATATTCACGCGTTCAGTGTCGATGCCCGCCAGGAAAAAGAGGTCCAAGGCATATTCGCGCGAATCGAGAAAGAGTTCGGACCCATCGAGGTCTGCCTCTTCAACGCGGGATCGAACGTCAACAAGCCATTGCTGGAGACTACCGAGAGGCTGTTCTTCAAGGCGTGGGAATTGGCCTGCTATGGCGGCTTCCTGGTCGGACGCGAGGCTGCGCGCGTCATGCTACCGCGCGGACACGGCACCATCTTCTTTACGGGTGCGACGGCCAGCGTGCGTGGCGGCCAGGGGTTTGCGGCATTTTCATCAGCGAAGTTCGGACTTCGAGCAGTGGCCCAGGCGATGGCGCGCGAGCTCGGGCCGAAGAACATTCACGTCGTGCATCTCCTGATCGACGCCGGCGTCGACAGTGAGGCCATTCACCAGCGCATGAAGGCAGCAAAAGGAATCGAGGCAAGCGAAACTCCCCCCGACAGCCTGACCAAGACATCTTCCATTGCCGAAGCCTACTGGTT encodes:
- a CDS encoding AMP-binding protein, encoding MAELSEAINLDEIAASLPSRIHEVTARQVAEAPDRIALVENGASWGRRDLGQGVVGTLLLGVEGRIRTLDGIPLSKEQVGELHVRGRNVMRGYYLAPELTGKVIDSEGWFNTGNIARFDGDCLYILGRTKEMIGAVSAKVEAILSSHDDVQSTVIGRGLNGDGELVAFVQPSPGARVKVTDLMDSIKPWLTAYIPPPKIVVVDVLPGSSAGKIREHELAACLHRDRAAARQAVKFQRRTHLT
- a CDS encoding SDR family NAD(P)-dependent oxidoreductase, which gives rise to MAERRGVAILVGAGDAIGAAVARRFAKGGYTVCICRRDASKSQGLVGELRAAGHNIHAFSVDARQEKEVQGIFARIEKEFGPIEVCLFNAGSNVNKPLLETTERLFFKAWELACYGGFLVGREAARVMLPRGHGTIFFTGATASVRGGQGFAAFSSAKFGLRAVAQAMARELGPKNIHVVHLLIDAGVDSEAIHQRMKAAKGIEASETPPDSLTKTSSIAEAYWFTHQQSRDGWTHELDLRPSVEKW